The genomic window TGACTTGTCACGATTAGTCACGACTAGTCTATGAGTCTCAACATTGGAATAACTAGTCGACTCGTCAACCTTGATTACTTCACCCAAGTGCAGTGCACTATCACTAGGGGCCTCTGCATTATACCTTATAAAGCAGTTGCAACTGACCCTACTGCATAAATGAAGTAAATCAAATGCAGTTAACCAAAAAAGGCATTTGATTAACGATGTTTGGTTCAACAGTAACCACAGAAAGAAACACAGAACATAAGATCCTCCAAGGCAAACCTCAAGCAGAAGGTAGTGGCAAATCATAACATTCCTTGGCCATGTGAACGCACTGTAACCAATGTAGAACCTCCACATTAGGGTCCTCCTCTAGAACCACGTCTCGAGCAGCAATTTGAATTGCACCACGGTACATGACAATCCTCCCACGAACCCTCAACAGGGTGCCCAGGCGTACGACCTCCGACATTTTCGATACCATCTCTCCAGTTGGATCAgaatcggatgaactgtttgcattcaGGTACTGGTGGTTCA from Triticum aestivum cultivar Chinese Spring chromosome 3B, IWGSC CS RefSeq v2.1, whole genome shotgun sequence includes these protein-coding regions:
- the LOC123072447 gene encoding CST complex subunit STN1, whose translation is MDSLHRVHVKLLAADLLTLTPRHTSPPSFVRCGRTVARAEVVGVVVSRDRREKFLRFLIDDGTGCVPCVLWLNHQYLNANSSSDSDPTGEMVSKMSEVVRLGTLLRVRGRIVMYRGAIQIAARDVVLEEDPNVEVLHWLQCVHMAKECYDLPLPSA